The following coding sequences are from one Thermoplasmata archaeon window:
- a CDS encoding ACT domain-containing protein: protein MSNSDRTTARAVREWIDARPAVTEALRLGIANHSAIARKIGEEIGTEHLEAIVAACRRFPLGPNHESREKTVRRVLSKSRIETRSKVATITVDQGVDVLRRLGDVVEEILDENSICRLIQVSRGTVIVIDEDSVPRFTRKLRESQIISVRRGLVELAVTSPESIEETPGLLARLTSVLSTRSINIVQAMSCYTDTIFVLERDDMSEAIDALSHALG, encoded by the coding sequence ATGTCGAATAGCGACCGAACGACCGCTCGTGCGGTCCGGGAATGGATCGATGCCCGGCCCGCGGTGACCGAGGCGCTCCGTCTCGGGATCGCCAATCACTCCGCGATCGCGCGAAAGATCGGGGAGGAGATCGGCACCGAGCACCTGGAGGCGATCGTGGCGGCATGCCGCCGTTTCCCGCTCGGACCCAACCACGAGTCTCGGGAGAAGACGGTCCGCCGCGTCCTCAGCAAGAGCCGCATCGAGACCCGGAGTAAGGTGGCCACCATCACCGTCGACCAGGGAGTCGACGTGCTCCGACGTCTCGGGGACGTCGTCGAAGAGATCCTCGATGAGAATTCCATCTGCCGGTTGATCCAAGTCTCGCGAGGGACGGTGATTGTGATCGACGAGGACTCGGTCCCGCGCTTCACACGGAAGCTGCGCGAGTCGCAGATCATCTCCGTTCGAAGAGGACTGGTCGAGCTCGCGGTCACGAGCCCGGAGAGCATCGAGGAGACCCCAGGGCTCCTTGCCCGGCTCACGAGCGTTCTCTCCACGCGTTCAATCAACATCGTCCAGGCGATGTCGTGCTACACGGACACGATCTTCGTGCTCGAACGGGACGACATGAGCGAGGCGATCGACGCCCTCTCGCACGCGCTCGGCTAG
- a CDS encoding ABC transporter permease translates to MNPRRIGGDLSIVAHGYVRNPIALFFSLIFPIILILLFGLIFASTGATTVTLYAQDFDHSSTSVAFLRALNETHLVQVQVVGASVGNLSTYLGQNGDSAGLVIPQGFGQNFTAHRPVKVILYTNPQDASSAGTAAGALQGVISAFNLQAACAGNSSGNCTPVIGASSLNVGSQVYTYIDYLVPGLIGFSILTSPMFSMVDVTASYRKDGLFRQLSLTPLTRGEWLASRFIWYTMLTFASAALMLAIGSEIFGAHVTFSIWLVPFLIVGPLFFVSLGMLAGTVSKTPETAAVIGNVITFPMMFLAGTFFPVSSFSPGLQLVAKVLPLYYVIDGMNQVLLFNNIPRAIGDLAVVLIGAVIVFALAIYFFKWRDE, encoded by the coding sequence GTGAACCCGCGGCGGATCGGTGGGGACCTCTCCATCGTCGCCCATGGTTACGTACGGAACCCGATCGCCCTGTTCTTCTCGTTGATCTTCCCGATCATCCTGATCCTGCTCTTCGGGTTGATCTTCGCCAGTACGGGGGCGACGACCGTGACGTTGTACGCCCAGGACTTCGACCACAGCTCTACGAGCGTGGCGTTCCTCCGGGCGCTCAACGAGACCCACTTGGTTCAGGTCCAGGTCGTCGGAGCCTCGGTCGGCAACCTCTCAACGTATCTCGGCCAGAACGGAGATTCCGCCGGCCTCGTGATCCCTCAAGGATTCGGCCAGAACTTCACCGCGCATCGCCCCGTCAAGGTCATCCTCTACACCAATCCCCAGGACGCCTCGTCGGCTGGGACGGCCGCCGGAGCGCTCCAGGGCGTCATCAGCGCGTTCAACCTCCAGGCGGCCTGCGCGGGCAACTCGAGTGGGAACTGCACGCCGGTCATCGGTGCCAGCAGCCTGAACGTGGGTAGCCAGGTCTACACGTACATCGATTACCTCGTCCCGGGGCTGATCGGATTCTCGATCCTGACCAGCCCCATGTTCTCGATGGTCGATGTCACCGCCAGCTATCGCAAGGACGGCCTGTTCCGGCAGCTGTCGCTCACGCCGCTCACGCGGGGAGAGTGGCTCGCATCGCGGTTCATTTGGTACACGATGCTCACGTTCGCCTCGGCCGCGCTCATGCTCGCTATCGGATCGGAGATCTTCGGCGCCCACGTCACCTTCAGCATCTGGTTGGTGCCCTTCCTGATCGTGGGCCCGCTGTTCTTCGTTTCGCTCGGTATGCTCGCCGGGACCGTGTCGAAGACGCCCGAGACCGCGGCCGTAATCGGGAACGTCATCACGTTCCCCATGATGTTCCTGGCCGGGACGTTCTTCCCGGTATCCTCGTTCTCGCCCGGGCTCCAGCTGGTGGCGAAGGTCCTCCCGCTGTACTACGTGATCGACGGAATGAACCAAGTGCTCCTGTTCAACAACATCCCACGGGCGATCGGGGATCTCGCGGTCGTCCTGATCGGGGCCGTTATCGTTTTCGCCCTCGCGATCTACTTCTTCAAGTGGAGAGACGAATGA
- a CDS encoding flavin reductase family protein: protein MSGLPSTDPNVFRRLMGRWPTGVAIVTTRDGTTDYGLTVNGLLSVSLHPPSLLVSLGDDADTCPVVAKSRVFVANFLSAQQRSISERFALSLASEEKFRDLPLHRGVTGAAILDGSLGALECRVVSEFHVSDHRLFAGEVVAQELGVEAAPLVFHRSRYTEL, encoded by the coding sequence ATGAGTGGATTGCCGAGCACCGACCCGAACGTCTTCCGGCGTCTGATGGGTCGCTGGCCCACGGGGGTCGCGATCGTCACCACGCGGGACGGCACAACGGATTACGGACTCACGGTCAACGGCCTGCTCTCGGTCTCGCTCCATCCCCCGTCGCTCCTCGTCAGTCTCGGGGACGACGCCGACACCTGCCCGGTGGTCGCGAAGAGCCGCGTCTTCGTCGCCAATTTCCTCAGCGCGCAGCAGCGATCGATCAGCGAGCGGTTCGCGCTCTCCCTCGCGTCGGAGGAGAAGTTTCGGGACCTTCCCCTCCATCGCGGGGTCACCGGCGCCGCGATCCTCGATGGATCCCTGGGGGCGCTCGAATGCCGGGTGGTCTCCGAGTTCCACGTGTCGGACCACCGCCTGTTCGCGGGGGAGGTCGTTGCCCAGGAGCTCGGTGTCGAAGCCGCCCCCCTCGTGTTCCACCGGTCGCGCTACACGGAGCTCTGA
- a CDS encoding ABC transporter ATP-binding protein: MSNAIEVRELVKRYDSLAAVDGIDFDVPEGSVFAFLGPNGAGKTTTTEMLEGLRRRTSGEIRVLGLDPWTDGRELHHQIGVIPQEFRFFEKVTPKEAIVYYGRLFGKQPDPAALLDQVQLTDKANSRFDTLSGGQKQKLGLALSLVDEPRVCFLDEPTTGLDPHARRAIWKVVRDLKRDGRTVFLTTHYLEEAELLADQVAIINHGRIVARGTPREIIETYGGPERLRVQGSPELAEYVRQKLGIAVRYESGRLEIALREKGDALRILSVIDASGFPWNGFATERDTLEDVFVHLVGQMDEGVLKSAAPTAGGAP; the protein is encoded by the coding sequence ATGTCGAATGCGATCGAGGTGCGTGAGCTCGTCAAACGCTACGACTCCCTCGCGGCCGTCGATGGCATCGACTTCGATGTTCCGGAGGGCTCTGTGTTCGCCTTCCTCGGTCCCAACGGGGCCGGCAAGACCACGACGACGGAGATGCTCGAAGGACTCCGACGCCGTACCTCCGGAGAAATCCGCGTGCTGGGCCTCGATCCGTGGACCGACGGGCGGGAGCTGCATCACCAGATCGGGGTGATCCCCCAGGAGTTCCGCTTCTTCGAGAAGGTCACCCCGAAGGAAGCGATCGTGTACTACGGTCGGCTCTTCGGCAAGCAGCCCGATCCCGCGGCGCTCCTGGATCAGGTGCAGCTCACGGACAAGGCGAATTCGCGCTTCGACACCCTGTCCGGCGGTCAGAAGCAGAAGCTCGGCCTCGCGCTCTCCCTGGTCGACGAGCCTCGTGTGTGCTTCTTGGACGAACCGACCACCGGACTCGATCCCCATGCGCGACGTGCGATCTGGAAGGTCGTCCGGGACCTGAAGCGCGACGGTCGAACGGTCTTCCTCACGACGCACTACCTGGAGGAGGCCGAGCTCCTCGCCGACCAGGTCGCGATCATCAACCACGGGCGGATCGTGGCCCGCGGAACCCCACGGGAGATCATCGAGACCTACGGCGGCCCGGAGCGCCTGCGGGTCCAGGGATCTCCCGAGCTCGCGGAATACGTGCGCCAGAAGTTGGGGATCGCGGTCCGCTACGAGTCCGGCCGGCTCGAAATCGCTCTCCGAGAGAAGGGGGACGCCCTGCGAATATTGTCGGTCATCGATGCGAGCGGGTTCCCGTGGAACGGGTTTGCCACGGAACGGGACACGCTCGAGGACGTCTTCGTGCACCTCGTTGGCCAGATGGATGAAGGAGTCCTCAAGTCCGCGGCTCCGACCGCCGGGGGCGCTCCGTGA
- a CDS encoding DUF6293 family protein has protein sequence MPRRSTRSIPRTPIGDPRARIHVAPVGFEVERITEPILSDRADRVYLLTRSERDAAQPFVDAVVRRLRAAPWPVDVQVTPTEIWDVFGALGAFRQIFESERRLDRHDASVVPIRVNVSTGTKITSIAGTLSCMLWKGEPYYVRVSRSWYSNRTPRVRPVNDVVSGIDPVGVYELRAPGSELVEVLDALDRRGGALRKRELLRELGLDATGLEGGGLTPQAQHGRLRRRLEPLEQRWGFVRIEGTGPRGRVRLTEQGKVALVLFGSRGTGADLTH, from the coding sequence GTGCCGAGACGCTCGACGCGCTCGATCCCGCGGACTCCCATCGGTGACCCGCGCGCACGGATCCACGTCGCCCCCGTGGGCTTCGAGGTTGAGCGCATCACCGAACCGATCCTCTCCGATCGCGCTGATCGCGTCTACTTGTTGACGCGCTCCGAGCGCGACGCCGCGCAACCGTTCGTCGATGCCGTGGTGCGGCGCCTGCGTGCCGCCCCGTGGCCCGTGGACGTCCAGGTGACGCCGACGGAGATATGGGACGTGTTCGGAGCGCTCGGGGCGTTCCGGCAAATCTTTGAGTCGGAGCGGCGACTCGACCGCCACGACGCGTCGGTCGTTCCGATCCGGGTGAACGTCTCGACCGGGACCAAGATCACGTCGATCGCGGGAACCCTCTCATGCATGTTATGGAAGGGAGAGCCGTACTACGTTCGGGTCTCCCGCTCGTGGTACTCCAATCGCACCCCCCGCGTGCGACCCGTCAACGACGTCGTCAGCGGCATCGATCCCGTGGGGGTCTACGAGCTGCGCGCGCCGGGATCCGAACTCGTCGAGGTGCTCGACGCCCTCGACCGGCGAGGGGGGGCACTTCGCAAGCGCGAGCTCCTCCGGGAGCTCGGCCTCGACGCAACGGGTCTCGAGGGCGGCGGGCTCACCCCCCAGGCTCAGCATGGGCGTCTTCGCCGCCGGCTCGAACCGCTCGAGCAGCGATGGGGGTTCGTCCGAATCGAGGGTACCGGGCCGCGGGGACGGGTCCGGCTGACCGAGCAAGGAAAGGTCGCCCTCGTCCTGTTCGGCTCTCGAGGGACAGGGGCTGATTTAACTCATTAA